The Caloenas nicobarica isolate bCalNic1 chromosome Z, bCalNic1.hap1, whole genome shotgun sequence genome has a segment encoding these proteins:
- the LOC136002287 gene encoding cytochrome c oxidase subunit 7C, mitochondrial gives MLAAGVRRFATSALRRSHYEEGPGKNLPFSVENKWRLLAVMCAFFGSGFVAPFVIVRHQLLKK, from the exons ATGCTGGCTGCCGGTGTCCGCAGGTTCGCTACCTCCGCCCTCCGCAGGAGCCACTATGAGGAAGGCCCTGGGAAG aaccttccattttctgtggaaaacaagTGGCGATTGCTCGCAGTAATGTGTGCGTTCTTTGGAAGTGGATTTGTCGCCCCTTTTGTTATAGTCAGACACCAGCTGCTTAAGAAATGA